In one window of Frigoriglobus tundricola DNA:
- a CDS encoding 3-keto-disaccharide hydrolase — MLRLLAACVALAVPSPVFAEEKDKPKPNTLTPKEIADGWILLFDGETTFGWKIEGTAEVKDGVLMLPKGKKTTVYPTALIKHYEVSFDVIGGALIYHTMKAPLAHAEKIKAWDTYTIRSNSNEISFGNSSGDLTTVGGERPDGAQNAPICIVSSGDSDVKLRSIKLRPLETKALFTGKNLDGWKVNAADPKRMASKWEVTKDGELSVKNGPGDLVSEKEFDNFVLQLECKTLGAALNSGVFFRCVPGQYQNGYEAQIQNAFKEDRTKPLDFGTGAIYRRVPARKVVSNDNEWFTMTVAADGKHISTWVNGYQTVDWTDERKESDNPRQGYRAAKGPLSIQGHDPTTDILFRNIRIAPLP, encoded by the coding sequence ATGCTCCGCTTACTCGCCGCGTGTGTCGCCCTTGCGGTCCCATCTCCCGTCTTCGCTGAGGAGAAGGACAAACCGAAGCCGAACACGCTCACTCCGAAGGAAATCGCGGACGGCTGGATTCTGCTCTTCGACGGCGAAACGACGTTCGGGTGGAAGATCGAGGGCACGGCCGAAGTGAAAGACGGCGTATTGATGTTGCCGAAGGGTAAGAAGACAACCGTATACCCGACAGCACTCATCAAGCACTACGAGGTGTCGTTCGACGTGATCGGGGGAGCGCTCATCTACCACACGATGAAAGCGCCACTCGCACACGCCGAGAAGATAAAGGCCTGGGACACTTACACGATTCGATCGAACTCGAACGAAATAAGTTTTGGTAACTCGTCCGGAGACCTCACTACGGTCGGTGGTGAGCGGCCGGACGGCGCCCAGAACGCTCCGATCTGCATCGTTTCGAGTGGTGACAGCGATGTCAAACTCCGTTCGATCAAACTGCGTCCGCTGGAAACGAAAGCTCTCTTCACCGGCAAGAACCTCGACGGCTGGAAGGTCAACGCGGCCGACCCCAAGCGGATGGCATCGAAGTGGGAGGTGACGAAGGACGGCGAGTTATCGGTCAAGAACGGTCCCGGTGACCTCGTCTCGGAGAAGGAGTTCGACAACTTCGTGCTTCAGCTCGAATGCAAAACTCTCGGTGCGGCGCTCAACAGCGGGGTGTTCTTCCGCTGCGTCCCGGGCCAGTACCAGAACGGTTACGAGGCCCAGATCCAGAACGCGTTCAAGGAGGACCGCACGAAGCCCCTGGACTTCGGCACGGGTGCGATCTACCGCCGCGTCCCGGCGCGGAAGGTGGTGAGCAACGACAACGAGTGGTTCACGATGACCGTCGCCGCGGACGGCAAGCACATTTCGACGTGGGTGAACGGCTACCAGACCGTCGATTGGACCGACGAGCGAAAAGAGAGCGACAACCCGCGCCAGGGCTATCGCGCCGCGAAGGGGCCGCTCTCGATTCAGGGGCACGACCCGACGACGGACATCCTGTTCCGCAACATCCGGATCGCTCCGCTACCGTAG
- a CDS encoding SDR family oxidoreductase, whose translation MILGCGYLGRRVARLWRGAGHRVAALTRGNADALRASGIEPIGGDVLEPGSLRALPGAATVLYAVGWDRAAGRPMRDVYVSGLANVLAALPTCARFLYVSSTSVYGQSDGGWVTEASATEPTEESGRIVLEAEQLLRAHRPDAIVLRFAGLYGPDRLLRKQPILRGEPLVGDADKWLNLVHVADGAAAVLCAEARGVPSETYHIADGTPVPRRDFYTRLAELLHAPEAKFDHRAEPGAPNRRIDSSKARAALGWVPEFASYRDGLPVAVRESVL comes from the coding sequence TTGATCCTCGGTTGCGGCTACCTCGGCCGGCGCGTCGCGCGGTTGTGGCGCGGCGCCGGGCACCGGGTCGCGGCACTCACGCGCGGAAACGCGGACGCGCTCCGTGCGAGCGGCATCGAACCGATCGGCGGCGACGTTCTCGAACCCGGGAGTCTGCGCGCGCTCCCGGGGGCGGCCACGGTCCTCTATGCGGTCGGTTGGGACCGCGCCGCGGGCAGGCCGATGAGAGACGTGTACGTCTCCGGCCTCGCGAACGTGCTGGCCGCGCTGCCGACATGTGCCCGGTTCCTCTACGTGTCCAGCACGAGCGTTTACGGTCAGTCCGATGGCGGCTGGGTGACGGAGGCGAGCGCCACGGAACCGACCGAAGAATCGGGGCGGATCGTGCTCGAAGCCGAACAACTGCTGCGGGCGCACCGACCCGACGCGATCGTTCTCCGGTTCGCCGGTCTTTATGGCCCGGACCGCCTGCTGCGGAAACAGCCGATACTAAGGGGCGAACCGCTCGTCGGGGACGCGGACAAGTGGCTGAACCTCGTTCACGTGGCCGACGGTGCGGCCGCGGTGCTGTGCGCCGAAGCCCGCGGCGTGCCGTCCGAGACCTATCACATTGCCGATGGCACGCCGGTACCCCGGCGTGACTTCTACACCCGGCTCGCCGAACTGCTCCACGCGCCGGAGGCGAAATTCGACCACCGCGCCGAGCCCGGCGCACCGAACCGCCGCATCGACTCTTCCAAGGCCCGTGCCGCGCTCGGCTGGGTGCCAGAGTTCGCGAGTTACCGCGACGGGCTGCCGGTGGCGGTGCGTGAGTCGGTTTTGTAG
- a CDS encoding Glu/Leu/Phe/Val family dehydrogenase — MPPAQPASNPFISSPTYLMACQQLRQVARETELDEGVAERLMLPKRSQIVSIPVRMEDGRTEVFVGYRVQHSLTSGASKGGLRYAKNVDLGEVAALAMWMSWKCGIMNLPFGGAKGGIAVDPAELRGGEKERLTRRFTDEIQNIIGPRVDVMAPDMGTDEQTMAWIYDTYSMKVGYACPEIVTGKPVELGGCVGRKEATGRGVVYCITEALNELRINPETATAVVQGFGNVGSVTSEELVKIGAKVIAIGDRYGAIRNDRGINVAKLLAYQSTNERKTVVGFPEAEAIPDAELFTTPCTVLVPAAMERVITGENANKLKCRVLAEGANGPTDPAADAILARSDIFLIPDVLCNAGGVTVSYFEWVQDLAQFMWDEEEVNSQLKKQMLRAFTRVREEAKKRKVTNRTAALSIGVQKVAREKAKRGLYP; from the coding sequence ATGCCCCCGGCCCAGCCGGCGTCGAACCCGTTCATCAGTTCCCCGACGTATTTGATGGCCTGCCAGCAGTTGCGGCAGGTCGCACGTGAGACCGAGCTGGACGAGGGCGTGGCCGAGCGCCTGATGCTGCCCAAGCGGTCGCAGATCGTGTCCATCCCCGTGCGGATGGAGGACGGGCGCACCGAGGTGTTCGTCGGGTACCGCGTGCAGCACTCGCTCACCAGCGGCGCGAGCAAGGGCGGCCTGCGGTACGCCAAGAACGTCGATCTCGGCGAGGTCGCGGCGCTCGCCATGTGGATGAGTTGGAAGTGCGGCATCATGAACCTGCCGTTCGGCGGGGCCAAGGGCGGCATCGCGGTCGACCCGGCCGAGTTGCGCGGCGGGGAGAAGGAGCGGCTCACCCGCCGCTTCACGGACGAGATCCAGAACATCATCGGCCCGCGGGTGGACGTGATGGCCCCCGACATGGGGACCGACGAGCAGACGATGGCGTGGATCTACGACACGTACTCGATGAAGGTCGGGTACGCGTGCCCCGAGATCGTGACCGGCAAGCCCGTCGAACTGGGCGGGTGCGTCGGCCGCAAGGAGGCCACCGGCCGCGGCGTCGTGTACTGCATCACCGAAGCGCTCAACGAGCTCCGCATCAACCCCGAGACGGCGACCGCCGTCGTGCAGGGGTTCGGCAACGTCGGGTCGGTCACGAGCGAAGAGCTGGTCAAGATCGGCGCGAAGGTGATCGCCATCGGTGACCGGTACGGCGCGATCCGCAACGACCGGGGCATCAACGTCGCCAAGCTGCTCGCCTACCAGAGCACGAACGAGCGGAAAACGGTCGTCGGGTTCCCCGAGGCGGAGGCGATCCCGGACGCGGAGCTGTTCACCACGCCCTGCACGGTGCTGGTTCCGGCCGCGATGGAGCGGGTCATCACCGGCGAAAACGCGAACAAACTGAAGTGCCGCGTGCTGGCCGAGGGCGCGAACGGCCCGACCGACCCCGCGGCCGACGCCATCCTCGCCCGGTCGGACATTTTCCTCATCCCGGACGTGCTGTGCAACGCGGGCGGCGTGACCGTCTCGTACTTCGAATGGGTGCAGGACCTCGCCCAGTTCATGTGGGACGAGGAGGAGGTCAACTCGCAGTTGAAAAAACAGATGCTCCGGGCGTTCACCCGGGTCCGCGAGGAGGCCAAGAAGCGGAAGGTCACGAACCGCACGGCCGCACTCAGCATCGGGGTCCAGAAGGTGGCGCGGGAGAAGGCCAAGCGCGGCCTCTACCCGTGA
- a CDS encoding KamA family radical SAM protein yields MFESDARRALATAVQPAATAFEDEEPPSQPRRHPQWKDVPHEQWDDWRWQTHNAVRSVRQLRHLLSFTPAELEALGRLEGEYKLAIPPYYFSLIDPRDPNDPIRLQSVPSPLEAENPSGYELDDPLEEDKDSPVPGLTHRYPDRALLITTPNCSMYCRYCTRKRATLTRGGWEGVSADDERMIDYVRSHREIRDVIVSGGDPLTLPVSKLRFYLENLKAIDHVDVIRIGTRVPVTLPQRLYDPELIELLASAEKVYIQTHFNHPREVTPEAVRVCKALLRAGMPINNHSVLLKGVNDDLGTMRSLLRGLLRAKVRPYYLFHCDPVTGAGHFRTSVWKGLEIMEGLRGHMSGIGIPTYVVDSPHGGGKIPMMPNYLVSMSDDAVVLRNYEGLLIRYQAEDKPAANGQPTNTRGVSGLLQGDKTVLIPEQNERMARRKPRVVRDGCGGDSDASDLGGEGNTDGGALRPIIPLPMLNGNGHANGNGNSNGNGHGHGQAASNG; encoded by the coding sequence ATGTTCGAGTCCGACGCCCGACGCGCCCTCGCCACCGCCGTGCAGCCGGCGGCGACCGCGTTCGAGGATGAAGAGCCTCCGAGTCAGCCGCGCAGACACCCGCAGTGGAAGGACGTCCCCCACGAACAATGGGACGATTGGCGGTGGCAGACCCACAACGCCGTCCGGTCCGTGCGCCAACTGCGCCACCTCCTCAGCTTCACACCCGCCGAACTGGAAGCGCTGGGCCGTCTGGAGGGCGAGTACAAGCTCGCCATCCCGCCGTACTACTTCTCGCTCATCGACCCCCGCGACCCGAACGACCCGATCCGCCTCCAGTCGGTGCCGTCGCCGCTCGAAGCCGAGAACCCGTCCGGCTACGAACTCGACGACCCGCTCGAAGAGGACAAGGACTCGCCGGTGCCGGGGCTCACGCACCGGTACCCGGACCGCGCGCTGCTCATCACCACGCCCAACTGCTCGATGTACTGCCGGTACTGCACGCGGAAGCGTGCGACCCTCACCCGCGGCGGGTGGGAGGGCGTCAGTGCCGACGACGAGCGGATGATCGATTACGTCCGCTCCCACCGCGAGATCCGCGACGTCATCGTGTCCGGCGGCGACCCGCTCACGCTCCCGGTGAGCAAGCTCCGGTTCTACCTCGAGAACCTCAAGGCCATCGACCACGTTGACGTGATCCGCATCGGCACCCGCGTGCCGGTGACGCTCCCGCAGCGGTTGTACGATCCGGAGCTGATCGAGCTGCTCGCCTCCGCCGAGAAGGTCTACATCCAGACGCACTTCAACCACCCGCGCGAGGTGACCCCCGAGGCGGTCCGCGTCTGCAAGGCGCTGCTCCGGGCCGGGATGCCGATCAACAACCATTCCGTGCTCCTCAAGGGCGTGAACGACGACCTCGGCACCATGCGGTCTCTGCTCCGCGGGCTGCTCCGGGCAAAGGTGCGGCCGTACTACCTGTTCCACTGCGACCCGGTGACGGGGGCCGGCCACTTCCGGACGAGCGTGTGGAAGGGCCTGGAGATCATGGAGGGGCTGCGCGGGCACATGAGCGGGATCGGGATCCCGACCTATGTGGTCGACAGCCCGCACGGCGGCGGGAAGATCCCGATGATGCCGAACTACCTCGTCTCCATGTCCGACGACGCGGTGGTGCTGCGCAACTACGAGGGGCTCCTCATCCGCTACCAGGCGGAGGACAAGCCGGCCGCGAACGGTCAGCCGACCAACACCCGGGGCGTGAGCGGCCTGCTCCAAGGTGACAAGACCGTCCTGATCCCCGAGCAGAACGAGCGGATGGCCCGGCGGAAGCCGCGCGTGGTCCGCGACGGGTGCGGCGGCGATTCGGACGCGAGCGACCTCGGCGGCGAAGGTAACACCGACGGCGGGGCGCTGCGCCCGATCATCCCCCTCCCCATGCTCAACGGGAACGGGCACGCCAACGGGAACGGAAACTCGAACGGTAACGGCCACGGCCACGGGCAAGCCGCGTCCAACGGTTGA
- a CDS encoding D-alanine--D-alanine ligase family protein produces MRIGIACTLKPNGPLPAGAPDDLHEEFDSPVTVTAIADVFRALGHTVDELGDGREFLEAVLKNPPDLVFNFAEGAGVSRSRESRVPAACEMLGIPYTGSDPLALGVALDKDMTRRFAESLGVTVPKGITLAVVPGEYDGDYAEFPPILEEAGLPLPVIAKPTCEGSSKGIRNRCLIKTAAEFGPTVVGLWRDYQQPVLVEEFIAGDEVTIGLVGNDPPQSIGIMHVIPKAPSADFVYSLEVKRNWHDAVDYVAPAKLPPALTRAIEADAMAVYVGLGCRDLARLDFRIRDGVPYFLEVNPLPGLNPDSSDLCYLAYRMGLTYPQLIGMILDAAVTRCRLA; encoded by the coding sequence GTGCGAATCGGAATCGCGTGTACCCTGAAGCCGAACGGGCCGCTCCCCGCCGGCGCGCCGGACGACCTCCACGAGGAGTTCGATTCGCCCGTCACCGTCACCGCCATCGCCGACGTGTTTCGCGCGTTGGGTCACACGGTTGACGAACTCGGCGACGGCCGCGAGTTCCTCGAAGCCGTGCTCAAGAACCCGCCGGACCTCGTGTTCAACTTCGCGGAGGGGGCCGGGGTGAGCCGCTCGCGCGAGTCCCGCGTGCCGGCCGCCTGTGAGATGCTCGGCATCCCGTACACGGGTTCCGACCCGCTCGCGCTCGGGGTCGCGCTCGACAAGGACATGACCCGCCGGTTCGCGGAGTCCCTCGGTGTGACCGTCCCGAAGGGGATCACCCTCGCGGTCGTGCCGGGCGAATACGACGGCGATTATGCCGAGTTCCCGCCGATCCTCGAAGAAGCCGGGCTCCCGCTGCCGGTGATCGCGAAACCGACCTGTGAGGGGTCGAGCAAGGGCATCCGCAACCGCTGCCTCATCAAAACGGCCGCCGAGTTCGGCCCCACCGTCGTCGGGCTCTGGAGGGACTACCAGCAACCGGTGCTGGTCGAAGAGTTCATCGCGGGCGACGAGGTGACGATCGGACTCGTCGGCAACGACCCGCCGCAGTCGATCGGCATCATGCACGTGATCCCGAAGGCGCCTTCGGCGGACTTCGTTTACAGCCTGGAGGTGAAACGCAACTGGCACGACGCCGTGGACTACGTGGCCCCCGCGAAGCTTCCCCCGGCGTTGACCCGCGCTATTGAGGCCGACGCGATGGCCGTGTATGTGGGGCTCGGGTGCCGCGACCTCGCGCGCCTCGACTTCCGTATTCGCGACGGTGTGCCGTACTTCCTGGAAGTGAACCCGCTGCCCGGCCTGAACCCCGATTCCAGCGACCTGTGCTACCTGGCCTACCGCATGGGGCTGACGTACCCGCAACTAATCGGCATGATCCTCGATGCCGCGGTAACGAGGTGCCGGCTGGCATAA